CAGTTCCGACGGATCAAAAAATGCCTGAGCATTAAAGCTCGGTGCGCGATATCCACGGCTGACACTGACATAGATCAGATTACCGCCTGCCAGCTTATAGTCGACGCCGATCTTGCCTGAGAAATTATCCTTCTTGAAGCGGAGGTCCGACAGAGGAATGAGTGTTGCGACAACATTATTGTCCACACCCAGCGCCTGCGAAATGAAGCCGCTCTGTCGCCCCGTATCATGGGTATAGCGCAGGCCACCGCGTAGCGTGACAGCCTCCCCGATCTTATATTTGAGATCAGAATAGATGGCGTAGCTCTTCTTGACCTGATCGAACTGGTTCTGGATTTTGCAGGCAACGGGCAAGCCGTCTGCACAATCCTGCCCATTGATCACGCCGTCTTCATTGACATCGACATCTGTAGCGATTTCGAAAGCAGTGCGATTGAACACTTTTTCCCGATTGAAGTAGGCACCCAGAATGAAGTCGAACGGGCCTCCAGTGTCACTGGTCAGGCGCAGGTCCTGCGCGAATTGGCTGGCCTTGTCATAATAGGGGATTTCCAGCAGTTTCGAGGCCGTCCCGTCTGTATCCTCCCGGAAGAAGAGCTTGCCTCGGTCATAGGAAGTAATGCTGGTCAGCGCCAGACTGTCGGAAAGATCGACATTGGTTGTCAGAGCCACCGAAGTCGTGCGCGCGCGGCGTCGGTCAGGCACGTCGGAGGCGATCTGCCAACGCGACAGGCCGGGACGGTTTATGGCTTCGGGCTGCGCATAAATGCCGTAATTTTGGGGATTCTGGAAACTGGTCGACGCGCGCAGAACAAAGGTCAGCCCCTCGACTGGCTCAGCCTTCAGCGTGCCGCGCACCGCATATTCACGGGTGCTGGCAAGGTCAGGCATTCCCGGAACGACATTCTTGAACCAGCCGTCCGCCCGCGCAAAGGTGCCTGCCACGCGCAGCGCGGCCTTTTCACCCAGCGGGACATTGACCGCGCCATTGGCCTCATAGCGGCTATAATTGCCATATCCCAGGTTGATATAGCCGCTGGTCTCGCCCAGCTTTGCCTCGCGGCTGATGATGTTGACCGCGCCGCCCGTCGTGTTCTTGCCATAGAGCGTACCCTGCGGTCCGCGCAACACTTCGACCCGTTCCAGATCGTACATGGCGACGCCCAGAAAGGCGAAATTTCCCTTATAGACTTCATCATAATAGGTTGCGACCGGGCTGGACTGGTTAAGGCTATAGTCCGACATTGAAACGCCACGTAGAGCGAAGATCGGTGTGTTGTCTCCAACGATCGACGTCAGTTGAAGATTGGCAACCTTGGTCACAAGACTATCGACATTGCTGATGCGTGACTTGGCCAGACTATCGCCACCGATCGCGGAAACAGAAATCGGCACCGATTGCACATTTTCTGATCGCTTGGCAGCCGTCACGACGATTTCGCCCTGCGGCGTCTCCTGTGCGAGCGCCTGTCCTGACAGGACAAGGCTGGTCAAGGCGACTGCTACCCCTAGATAATGTTCCCCCATGGACTTATCCTCCGTTCATGGTTTTCCCTGTTCCGATCCTGCATTTTCAAATTCTGCGACCAGCCGCGCTCTTGTAGCGACGCGGTCGAGCCGCAGGGGATTGCGCCGCAGCGCGCCGATTTCCTCGGCCGTATAGGGCCTGAAATCGGGAGGCAGATGCTCTGCGTCGAATCTGTGCAACGTCCAGTTGACCAGTTCCGCCAGCCGCCTGTCGTCCAGATTGACGGTCGCAACGCCGGGCACCTGGCCGACAAATTCCCGCCCGCCCGGCACCGTCAGGAAACGGCCGACAATGCCGCGCATCGGCGGGTTGGAACGGTCATCTCCACCACCGTCCGGGCGATGGCAGCCCTGACACTTCAATATATAGTCCTGATGGGCCTGGGCGGCATTGGTGACACCCGGTATCGGCTGCTCGCCCGCCCGCGCCGCCAGCGCTACGGTCATCGCAGCAAAGGCCGTCAGGACGAGCGGCGCACCTTTCATTTGCCGCCCGCTCCTTCATGCAGCTTCGCGACATCTGCAGCACTCAATCCGCCGCCACCCGCCCGATAACCGGCGACCTCCTTGTCGGTGAAGGGGCGAAAGGCCGGGCCAGCCTTGGCGATGGTGCCGCCGACATGGTTCAGCACGGCCGCGATGCCCGCATCGTCCAGCCCGCCCTGCGCAGGCATCATGCCGCGATAGGGCTTGCCCTCCACCATGATCGGGCCATTCAGCCCCTTGATCACGGCCAGCGCCAGATAGCGGCGTCCTTCCGGCCTGGCCGCCAGCAAGCGAAAATCGGCATTGAGCGGCGGATAGGCCCCCGGCACGCCTGCTCCCGTCCGGGTGTGGCAGGCAGCGCAACGGTTATAGATGGTCGCACCATCAGGCGCGGCATGGGCAGGCGCGAAGGCCATGAACGCGACCGGCAGAACGGACAGAAGCGGCCTCATTTCGGCTGCTCCAGTGCGGTGCCGACAATCGCCGCGACCGAGCAATTATAAACGCTGCTCTCCGTGCCCAGGCACCAATTATAATCGTTGTTGGACTGGGGCCGGACTTGCGGCCGATCGCCCTCGTTGCGATTGCACAGGCACTGGCCGCAGGATGTCGTGCCGCAACAGTCATTGTAGCTGATGATATAGGCGCGGCCGTCCGCCGGGTTGGTGCAGGTGCCGATCCAGGTGATCGGCGACATTTCCGTGCCCGGCGGGCAGCTGTTCACCGTCCCGCCGCAGCAGGAACAGAGGAAGCCGTCGATCGCGCAATAGCGCCAATAATCGCAGCTCGCCTGATTGCCGGGATCCTGCATCGTGCCCGACGTCATTTCCGGGCGCGCGGCATCGGGGTGGGTGGCAGCGCGCGCCACCGGCAGGGCGGGAAAGGCGGCTGCGCCTGTCATCCCAGCCCCCAGCCAGGCGAGCAGTGAACGACGGGACGTGCTGCGCGCAACGCCCCGCGCCAACTTTTCGGTCAGCTTGTCAAAACCGGCCATGGGTCAGGCCTCCTTCCGGCGACGGGCGAGGAAATCCTGGATCGACGCGACACCGCGCTCCTTCGCCTCGAACAGGCTTTCCAGATGCTCGCGGCTGTTGATGAGGCCCAGAGAGGCAACCTTGCCACCTTCATCCAGCAGGACCGCATAGGGCAGCTTCGCCACGCCGTAGGCCCGGCCCAGCGCCTCGGACAATATTAGCGGCAACCCCTCCAGCCCATGCTCGGTCGCCATGGCGCGATAGGCGGACTTCGACCCGTCGCCAGCGATCACCACATCGATCCAATCCGCTTCGGCCCGCGCAGCCGACCGCAGTACTGGCATCAGCGACTTGCAGATCGAACAGTCCGGAGAGGCAAAGAAGAGAAGCTGGCTACGCCCGTCTCGCTTGCCCCCGATGGTGAGCTTTGCATTGTCAATGGTGGTGACATCCATCGGCGTCGCCGTTTCACCGATCTTCACGCCCTGATGCAGGGTTAGTGCACCGGCTGGGGCGATCCGCTCGTGCAGGATACCGACCTGCCGCGCGAGTGCGGCGATGAGCAGCGCCTGGGCAACGACCGCCGCCCACAGCAAAATCTGGGAAGTCAGCATCAGTTTTTCCTCCACGAAGGCTGGGGAATGGCGAGAATTTCCGAAGCGCCCAGAAAGAGCGCCAGAAAAGCGGCGGCGGCGAAGGGCGCGTCCAGCGTGAACGGCGCCTGCGGGACAAGAACCGCTCCAGCAGCCAACAGCGCCAGCGCGACCGGCCGCAGGATCTGCGCCAGACCGACGGGCCGTTCCCGTGCCACCAGATCGCATCCGCAATCAAGCGACTGACCGCGACGGCGCAGCAAGGCCAGCGCATAGCCTGCCCAGAGCGCGATAGCGATGACTGCCCCGACAAGGCGCAAGGCCGGCACCAGCCAGCATAGCGCGGCGGTCATTTCTGCCGCTCCCGCCGCGATCAGCAGCAGCGGCCCGGCCTGCTGGCGAGCCCCGGCCAGACGCGCCGCGGCCAGAGCGAGCCGCTCGCGGTCCACCGCCTTGTGCACCGCCGACATACCCAGCAGCATCGCGAGGAAGAGAGGCAGCGCCGCCATCACGGCACCGCGATCACAAAGGGGTTGGCCGCAACCGTCGCGCCCAAAGTGCGAACGAAGGCACCGCTCGCCGCGTCATGGACGTCAATCACGCCATCCGTCCGCGCGACGATCAGTTGCGGCTTGTCCTCATGTGTAACCGCGATCGCCAGCCCCTGCCCCTTCAGCGCGATCCGTGACAGGCGCATCTTCTTAACAGGGTCGACCACCCAGACTTCGGTTCCGCCGTCCTTATGGCTGCCTTCCTTGCCATTGGGGCTCATCAACACATAGAGCAACCCCTTGGCGTCGGCGCTAATGACCTGCCAGCCGCCAGGTCGCCATTGCGGCGCACCGCCTGCCGCCGTGCCGACGCTGAACATGCCTGGCAAAGGCCGGGCGACCGGGCCGGACAGGTCGATGCCCTGGATCATGCCATAAAAGCTGACGAACCAGGCCGTGCGCCCGACCATCGCCGGAGTGCCGAACAATGGCTGCTTGTCGATATCATGGACCTTGGCGATGCTCTTGGAGGAAGCCGCCTGCCCCTTGTCATCCAGAGCCACGCTGAACATGGATCCATCGGCGCACAGGCTGCTGAAGCCGCGATCCCCGCTGGGATAGATTTGCGTGCAGCCGGGAAGGTCGATCTCGTTCAACACCTTGCGACCTTCCAGATCGACGACCGTGACGGATTGGGCCGGGGTGAAATTGGCAACAAGCGCCCATTTGCCGCCATTGGTGAACTGGAACAGATTGGGATAGGTGACAGACAATTGCCGCTTGCCGCCGGGCAGCAAGATCTCACCCTTGGGCTGGAGCGATTTCATATCCCATATGGTTATCGCATCCGTCCGCTCTCCACGGGTCAGGCGGCTGTAGAATGTTTCCGCAGTGTAAATCTCTCCGCGCTCGGGCGACACCAGTTCATTGGCGAACTGCGCGGCGCGCACCAACCCCTTGAGTGGTCGCCCCGGCGAGGCCGTATCGACCACCGCCAGTTTCCCGTCCAGGATCGAGGCAAAGTTCAGATCATGGATCAAAACCCAGCTTTTGGGCCAGGTTTCCGGCAGGCTACCGACATTAGGTATCTGCTCTTCCGGCAGAGGTTTGGGATAGTCTGCCGTGCCTGCCAGCGCAGGTCCCGACACGACTGCAAACAGCAACGCACTAAGGGCAATCGACCGCATGAGGTTCCTCCCACCAGGAGGCGGCTTATGTCCGCTCGAGCAAAATATGACGAAACAGCAACAAATCTGTCAAGTGACCTAATTTTGTCAGATGACATAATTTATCCGAACCAATATAGTTGACGTCCACAAGCCGAAAATGGCGTCATTTCATTAGGATGAGTTAAGGAAGCAATGATCGAACTCGACATCCCAGAACGCGACGGCGGCTATTCCAAGGGAAATGAGACACGCGAACTCATCCTTCGCACCGCTCTCGAAATCCTGATCGAGGAAGGGTATCGCGCCATGAGCATGCGGCGAGTCGCGATCGCCTGCGGAATGAAATTTGGCAATCTCACCTATCATTATCGCAGCCGGGAAGACCTTGTCCGCGAACTGCTCGAGGCTGTCATCCGCAGCTATGAGGTGGAATTCGACCAGATCGTCCACATGTCCAGCGCTTCGGCGCAGGAGCGGCTGCAGCGGATTTGCACCTTCATATTGGAGGATATCCGTAGCAAGAAGACGACGCGTATTTTCCCCGAACTATGGGCACTTTCCAACCATGACGCCTTCGTCCTGGCGCGAGTTCAGGAGCTTTACGGTCGCGCCCGTGCACCGCTGATCGAGATTGTAGGCGATATCCGTCCCGATTTGCCGATAGCCGACCGCGAAGCCATCGCCCTTTTCATTTCGGCCTCCATGGAGGGGATGACCCCATTTGCCGGCTATGAAAAGCCATTTGAGCCGCTGATGCCCAAGCTGAGCGATATCGCCATTCATTCATTTGTTTCGCTCGTTGAGACCTTTGGTCGCGACAGTAATTGAGCAGGGACCATGTGGTTGGCGATCTGTTTGGAGATGGCAAGAACACTTCGGACCTTGAGGGATACTAGAGCATGATCCGATCAGGTTGAATCAGATCATGCTCTCATTTTCTTTTGTTTTCCGCATTTTCCGAGTCGTCAGATGTTCCCATCTGACTTGAAAATGCTCTAAACGTTTGAAGCGGTCTTGCGATAGATATGCGGCGCTACGCCTGTCGCGCGCTTAAAAGCGGCTGAAAAAGCGCTGGGCCCTGAAAAGCCGAGCTTGTAGGCGATCTGTTTCAGAGGCAACTGCGTCTCGATGAGCAAGGTGCGCGCGCGACGGAGTCGGATGTCCTCAACATAGCGCGTGATCGTTGTCCCTGTAGTCGCCTTGAACAGCCGACGGAGATGTGAAGGGCTCACACCACATAATTCGGTGAGTTTGGTCAATGTGACCGCATGCCCCTCGGCTTCTTCGGCATATTCCCGGATTCGCGCGAGTTGCCAACCAGCCAGCACACCATCGCCATTGGTCGGCAGACAATGGCGTGCCAAGCTACGTCCGAGTTCGGCGAGCGCCAGGCGGCTCAGCCCATCGACAGCAAGCAGGTGAGCAAAGCCGGGACTACCGACCTCGTCGGCCATCATCCACAATGTACGCTCGAGCAGTGGCGTGCTGGCCTTGAAACAGGCTTCCAGGTAGTCGGTGCTGTCATAGCTTGCAATCCCCGTGCAAGCTTCGAAAAAGGCGGCTTCGAAATCGCAATAGATTGCTGATTGGATCGGGTTCTCTCCGCTTAAGCGTGCCTTCCAATCTACACCGGCCGGAATGCAGTTGAACCGGCTCATCGGCACAAATTTCCGAGAACTGCCATAGCAAGCGTAGCCATGCGGACGGTTGACGTCCGACAGCCACATTCCGATCTGATAAGTCTGCTCACATCCCGAGAGTTCAGGCGGAAGTTTGCCACCCTGCGGCTCACACAGCCTGACGACAGCATCATCGATTGTCGTCGTAGCGAGCCGTCGCTCATTCCAGGATGTCGATGCCGTCAATTACCTGCCTCTCCTCATCGCATTCTAGATAGATTGCCGTCCGAGCGCAATCTTGTGAACCTTACCCGCAGGCGCCTGACCGTGTCATGCAATGACCATCTCAAAATGAGCGCTACGAACATGAATGAGCGCTTTGCGTATCACGCGACAATAGCGACTCTCAACCGTAGCGCGCTAACAGAGGATATTGATGGGAGGCTGGCATGGAACCAGAAATGTCGACAGAGGAGCTATTGAAGCTGGCCGGCGGACGCTTTGAGGCCGTGGGCAATGGTGATCTTGAAGGCGCGATGACACTGCTGGTCGACGAACCGGCCAATGCATGATGGCGTGTCTCGGCTTCAATGACGATGTGCTGTGCACCGTCTCCATGGAATTCCGTCCGCTTGCACAATCTTCGCTTCGCCGTGTCCGCGAAGCGGTATGTTCATCTCATCATGAAAATTAGGATTATCTGAATGTCCCGATCACTTATCAATCTCATCTCGGTCGCGCACCGGCACGCGCTTACCGAGGGCGCGCAGGACGTCGACGCCATCATGGCGACGATGGAAGGGGAGCCCGTCTACGAACTCTATCCGGTTGGCAAGCGCTTCTCCGGCATGGCCAATACGCGGCGCTATTATGAGCATTTTGTCGCGCATGTGCAGCAGCGGATGCGGGGCGCGGCGCCGGTAAGCCAATCCTTCGGCCCTGACGGGGTGGTCGAGGAATATACGATCTCAATCCTGCTCGATGGCGCAACCGAGCCTTCGATGCACCGCATCATGGCGATCCTCACCTTTGGCGAAGAGGGCTTGAGCGGCGAACGAATCTACTCGGATGAGGCTTTCCTGCGCACGCTGCTCGGGCCGCTGTGGGCCGAACTCGAGCCGATCGAACTTCATATCTGAGCTGGCGGACCGCTTCATTTGACGCGGCTGCGCCCATTCAAAACCGAAAGGAAGGAAAAGGGGGACAATCTCACCAACCAGAAGAACCTGTCCAATGGCATTGATTTTGGAGCGCTCGGTTTTGCCGGCGCCATCTTCGAACGGCCTGTCAGCTATGGCTTCGATGTCGGGGTCAGCTTCCAGCATCATTCCATCCGGCGACCTCGTGCAGCCACCTTATATTTCTGGATAATTCTCAAGCTATGGCAAACCTGTCGCACCTATTTTCCCCCGGCCAGATCGGGCCGCTTGCTTTGCGCAACCGGATCGCTGTCACCGCCATGGGGGCGTCCCTTGCCGAAGTAGACGGGCAATGCGGTCCACGCATCATTGCCTATCACGAAGAACAAGCGAAGGGAGGCGTCGGCCTTGTCATCACTGGCGTTGCAGGGGTCGCGTGGCCGGTCGGCGCCAACCAAACCAATCAGATCGCCATTTCGGACGATCGCTTTCTTCCAGGGCTGACAGCTCTCACCGAAGCGGTGCACCGGCATGGTGCGAAAATCGCCGCGCAGATCCACCATGGCGGCCTTGTCGCGATGCAGGACATGCTGGCCGGCCGACCGATCTGGGGACCGTCATTGCCGCCTGCACCGAGTGGAGATTTCACCGCGAGTTTCTTGCTGGAGGAACTCGCCGAGGCGCCATTTAGCCGAGTGCGTGACATCGACGTCAAGGTGATGACGGTCGATGACATCCACCATGTGGTCAAGCAATTCGCAGATGCCGCCGATCGGGCACGGCGTGCCGGCTTCGACGGTGTCGAGATACATGGCGGCCACGGCTATTTGCTCTCCTCCTTCATTTCACCCAAGACCAATGTCCGGACCGATGCCTATGGCGGGTCGCTCGAAAATCGGGCGCGTTTCCTGCTCGAGGTCATTTCCGCGGTGAAGGCCCGCACAGGCGGTGCAATCGCGCTATGGTGCAAACTGGATTCCCGTGAAGTCGGGGTGAAGAATGGACTGACGATAGAGGATAGCGTGCAAATCGCGCGCTTGGCAGAGCAGGCTGGCGCTGAGGCCATCACCGTCACCGCTTATCATGATGCGGGGCAGCCCAAACTGCACTCAGGATCGCACACACCACACGAACCGGGCGTGAACCTCCCTTATGCCGCACGGATCAAGGCGGCCGTCAATATTCCGGTGATCGCCTCAGGTCGCGTTGAACCGGAAGCCGGCGACCGAGCGATCGCGAAGGGCACGATCGATTTCGTGTCGATGGGGCGCAAGCTGCTTGCCGATCCTTATCTGCCTGCCAAACTGGCCGAAGGACGGGAGCATGATGTGCGGCCATGCATCTATTGTTACACCTGCATCAGCGCGATTTATCTTGGCCAACCGATGCGCTGCGCGGTCAACCCGGAGCTCGGCTTTGAATATCAGCGGCCACTGCAGCAGCATGGCGGCAGACGGGTTGTTGTCATTGGCGGCGGCCCGGGTGGCATGGAAACGGCCCGGCGGCTCGATGCGATGGGGCACAAGGTCGTCCTGATCGAAGAGGGGGAGCGGCTCGGCGGCACGCTCCGCTTTGCTTCCCTCGCCTATCCAGCCAACGAGCGATTGCTTGACTGGCTGCGCCACCAGATCGAGATGTCGGCTGTCAAGGTGCGGCTGCGCACCCACGCGACGCTGGAGGTGATGCACGCGCTCGCACCTGATGCCATCGTTGTTGCGACCGGCGCGGTGCGCGGTCTGACACCGATCCCAGGCAATCACTTACCCCATGTGTTGAGCGGCGATGATCTGCGCGGACTCATGCTCGGGAAAGGGGGAGAGGCCCTCAAGCAGAAAGTGGGTCTGGCCACACGCATTGCGGCGAAAGTCGGTGCGGCGACCCGGCTAACCTCTAATCTGGCCTTCGTGCGCGAAGCGACGAAGACCTGGATACCGTTAGGGCAGCGCATCGTCATCATCGGAGGCGAGCTTGTCGGGCTCGAACTGGCCGAGTTCCTTATCGAGCGCGGTCGTGAAGTGGCGGTGGTTGATGAAGCACCACGTTTTGGTGCGGGCCTGACAATTGTGCGGCGTATGCGTCTTCTGGCCGAACTGGCAGAACATGGCGTTCGCCTATGCCCGCAAGCGAGCGGTATCGCCATCGAGGAAGGTCTGGTCCACTTCGTGGATAAAGAGGGATCGCAGCAGGTCGTACCAGCCGATCATGTTGTCATTGCCAAGGGAGCGACCGGCGATGCCAAATTGGCTGAGACATTGAGTTTAGCGGGCTTCGAGGTCCATGTGGTCGGCGATTGCCGCGGGGTCGGCTATATAGAGAAGGCAATGCATGATGCAGCAGCCGCCGCACTGGCTGTCTCTATTGCACGCTAATCGAACGCCGCTCGTGTCCTACAGCTGTGGAACGCCATAATGTCATCGAGGATGCTGCATCCTGACTAATCCGGATCATGCTATCGTAGCGCTTCAAAAGTCCGCTTATCGCGGACGCCTGCCGGATAGCTGCCTGATCGGATTGTCCTAGCGCAAGCCAATCAGCTTTCGGTCCGTGTGGCTGCACCAAGGACCGTTCAATTGAAATCGGAAAGGGAGTAGCTGGTGCTTCGTCCGCCGCCTTCGTCGCGGATGAAAATTGCCTTCTCGACAAGATCCTGAATGTCTCGCAGCGCCGTATCGGAGGAGACCTTTGTGATCTTTGCCCATTTCGACGAGTTCAGCTTGCCCTCGAAGCCATTGAGCAACCGATTGATCATGTCCCGCTGTCGGTCGTTCATCGGAACATCCCCGAAGCGTTCCCAGAAACGCGCTTTGCTTAGCACCGCGGACAAGGTCTGTTGGGCGCCATCGAAGGCACGACCTAAGCAATCCAAGAACCATTCCAGCCAGGACGTTATGTCGAGGTCGCCTTTCTGCGTTGCCTCGAGCAGATCATAATAAATTTTGCGTTCCTGTCGGATCTGGGCCGACATGCTGTAGAAGCGCTGGGCAGTATGTTCGGCGCGGGCAAGTGCAAGATCGGCGATCGCGCGCGCGATCCGACCATTGCCATCGTCGAAGGGGTGGACATTCACGAACCAGAGGTGTGCGATTCCAGCCTTTATGACCGGATCGATGCCAATATCGGATTCGAACCAGCGAACGAACCCGTCCATCTCCAGCTCCAACCTGGTTGCAGCCGGCGCCTCATAATGCACGCGCTCGCGTCCGATGGGGCCGGACACGACCTGCATGGCCCCCGTTTCGTCGATACGCCACCCGCCGACAGTGATGGCCGTCATTCCGCTTCTACCGGTAGGAAACATCGCAGCATGCCAGGCAAACAGCCGATCGGTGGTAAGTGGTGCGGCATAATTTTGGGTGGCGTCAAGCATCATTTCGACCACGCCCTCGACATTGCGATCCGCTGGAACCAACCCGGCGATATCCATCCCCAGACGACGCGCGATCGATGAGCGGACCTGGTCTTGATTGAGATGCTCGCCCTCGATCTCGCTGGATTTGAGGACATCCTGCGTAAGTGTCGCAAGGACGGCCTCGTTCCGCATGTCGAAGCCCAACGCGCTCATATGACCGATCAGTCGGCCCTGCTGGTGACGGACCGCACCCAGCCTGGTTGCGAGTCGTTCGTCTCGCCACGTAAAGTTCGGCCATGAAGGAAGTTCGTGGATGTACGTCATATTCACCGCTTCATTTGCGGTGAATATAGGTCTTATTCGCCGCATCGCAAGCGATATTCTCCGCAATATATGCGGTGATAAGGCTGCTATTTACCGCAGAGCGTGTCAAGGTGGGAACCGGCTCCGCTACTGATACGCGGGTTCCAGGTCAATTTCCATGATCTGATCCACCTCCATAGTCGCGTTCCAACTCCGCGCGAAATTTCGCGATCAATTCCTTCTCAGTTGGTCGGAGCGGCGGACTCTCTGTAAGTTCGACGTCCTTTGGCGCTGGCCGGGGTTCGCTCGGATTTTTGGATGGCAGCGAAGCTGGGGGAACGGGCGCAGCCCTATTGCCTGGAACAATGCTCTTAAAAAGGGTCCCTTCTGTCAACGTTCGCTTAGAGGTACGGTGCGGAGCTCCACAAATGACTGAGTTTGGCGCATCACGAAGCCCACCGGTCTTATCGCCGAACGTTCGATCGATGAAGCGATGCCAAGTCGGCCGTTATTCGCCACATGGGTGAACAGTGTAGTGATGATGGTGCGCTTTATCGCCAAGGAACGTCAGTTATCGTTCCACTCAAGAAATGGGCCAGGCAAGAAAGAGGCCACATAATAACGGCCCTAAAGGAGCTGGCGCAGGAGAGGGAGGATTTATGATAATTCGGAACGCTGCATTTTGCGCAGTCATGACCGCGACAGCACTGAGTTCGTCAGTGGTGCTGGCACAGCAAGCCGCCGAGGGAGAAACGACAGGAAATCCGGCAGCCAGCGAGGGCGACATCATCGTTACCGCCCAGCGTCGGGAGGAGCGGCTTGTCGATGTGCCGATCTCTGTTTCCGCGGTCGGCTCCGCTGCGCTCGAGCGCGCCCAGGTAAGCACCGTCAGCGATCTTGCGACCCTCGTTCCCAATATCCAGATCAATGAGACGATCGGCAACAGCTTCGGTCCGCTGATCACGATCCGTGGCCTGTCGCCTTCGGCCGACACCAGCCTGGCCCGTGACCAACCGGTGGGCCTCTATATTGACGGCGTGCCAATCGGAAAGTCGACCGGCGCCGCATTCGACACAGTCGATCTTGAGCGGGTCGAGGTGTTGCGCGGCCCACAGGGCACGCTCTATGGCAAGAATACCATCGGTGGTGCGGTCAACATGATCACGCGTGAGCCGTCCGGCGAGTTCGGCGGACAGTTGCTGGTCGGTGGCGGCAGCTATGGGCAATATACCCAGCGCCTGTCGATCGACCTGCCCGAGATTGCCGGTTTCAGCGCCAAGGTCGGCCTCGTGACCAAGCTCGACGACGGCTATTTCCGCAACACGACGCTCCACGACCATTATGGCAAGCA
This window of the Sphingobium sp. EM0848 genome carries:
- a CDS encoding FAD-dependent oxidoreductase translates to MANLSHLFSPGQIGPLALRNRIAVTAMGASLAEVDGQCGPRIIAYHEEQAKGGVGLVITGVAGVAWPVGANQTNQIAISDDRFLPGLTALTEAVHRHGAKIAAQIHHGGLVAMQDMLAGRPIWGPSLPPAPSGDFTASFLLEELAEAPFSRVRDIDVKVMTVDDIHHVVKQFADAADRARRAGFDGVEIHGGHGYLLSSFISPKTNVRTDAYGGSLENRARFLLEVISAVKARTGGAIALWCKLDSREVGVKNGLTIEDSVQIARLAEQAGAEAITVTAYHDAGQPKLHSGSHTPHEPGVNLPYAARIKAAVNIPVIASGRVEPEAGDRAIAKGTIDFVSMGRKLLADPYLPAKLAEGREHDVRPCIYCYTCISAIYLGQPMRCAVNPELGFEYQRPLQQHGGRRVVVIGGGPGGMETARRLDAMGHKVVLIEEGERLGGTLRFASLAYPANERLLDWLRHQIEMSAVKVRLRTHATLEVMHALAPDAIVVATGAVRGLTPIPGNHLPHVLSGDDLRGLMLGKGGEALKQKVGLATRIAAKVGAATRLTSNLAFVREATKTWIPLGQRIVIIGGELVGLELAEFLIERGREVAVVDEAPRFGAGLTIVRRMRLLAELAEHGVRLCPQASGIAIEEGLVHFVDKEGSQQVVPADHVVIAKGATGDAKLAETLSLAGFEVHVVGDCRGVGYIEKAMHDAAAAALAVSIAR
- a CDS encoding Fic family protein, with product MRRIRPIFTANEAVNMTYIHELPSWPNFTWRDERLATRLGAVRHQQGRLIGHMSALGFDMRNEAVLATLTQDVLKSSEIEGEHLNQDQVRSSIARRLGMDIAGLVPADRNVEGVVEMMLDATQNYAAPLTTDRLFAWHAAMFPTGRSGMTAITVGGWRIDETGAMQVVSGPIGRERVHYEAPAATRLELEMDGFVRWFESDIGIDPVIKAGIAHLWFVNVHPFDDGNGRIARAIADLALARAEHTAQRFYSMSAQIRQERKIYYDLLEATQKGDLDITSWLEWFLDCLGRAFDGAQQTLSAVLSKARFWERFGDVPMNDRQRDMINRLLNGFEGKLNSSKWAKITKVSSDTALRDIQDLVEKAIFIRDEGGGRSTSYSLSDFN